The Magnolia sinica isolate HGM2019 chromosome 9, MsV1, whole genome shotgun sequence genome contains a region encoding:
- the LOC131255441 gene encoding peroxidase 31-like, translating to MGSILKVPPSLHHSHLFFFLAILIILLARIHPCNSKLTLDYYQQTCPKLEQIIQETVMDKQIKSPTTAAGTVRLFFHDCFVEGCDASVLVSSNNFNKAERDADINLSLPGDGFDVIVRAKTAIELACPGIVSCADILSIATRDLITMVGGPYYKVRLGRKDGLVSSASHVEGNLPRPTMTMSQIISIFQTKGFTIREMVALSGAHTIGFSHCTEFASRIYNYGGKAGAHDPSLDPRFAQGLQNACTTYQKDPSMSVFNDIISPGKFDNIFFQNLPKGLALLASDQGLVADARTKPFVEMYAANQTAFFQDFAHAMEKLSIYGVKMGRKGEVRRRCDQFNSLTV from the coding sequence atgggtAGTATACTAAAAGTCCCTCCCAGCCTTCATCATTCCCATCTATTCTTCTTCTTGGCAATTCTTATTATACTACTTGCAAGGATCCATCCATGTAATTCAAAGCTGACATTGGACTATTACCAGCAAACATGTCCTAAGCTAGAGCAGATCATACAGGAAACGGTTATGGATAAGCAGATCAAGAGCCCAACCACAGCTGCAGGCACCGTCCGCCTCTTCTTCCATGACTGTTTCGTAGAAGGTTGCGATGCTTCCGTCCTAGTCAGCTCCAACAACTTCAACAAAGCCGAGCGAGACGCTGACATCAACCTCTCCCTCCCCGGcgatggctttgatgtcatcgttCGAGCCAAGACCGCTATCGAGCTCGCCTGCCCTGGCATTGTCTCCTGCGCCGACATCCTTTCCATCGCCACCCGGGATCTCATCACCATGGTCGGCGGACCCTACTACAAGGTCCGGCTCGGCCGCAAGGACGGGCTTGTATCCAGCGCCTCCCACGTTGAAGGCAATCTCCCCCGTCCCACCATGACCATGTCCCAGATCATCTCCATCTTCCAGACCAAGGGTTTCACTATCCGTGAGATGGTCGCCCTCTCCGGCGCTCATACCATTGGTTTCTCCCACTGCACAGAATTCGCAAGCAGGATCTACAACTACGGCGGTAAGGCTGGAGCTCACGACCCGTCGTTGGACCCAAGGTTCGCCCAGGGGCTGCAGAACGCGTGTACAACCTACCAAAAGGACCCGTCAATGTCGGTCTTCAATGACATAATCTCCCCAGGCAAATTCGACAATATCTTCTTCCAGAACCTGCCCAAGGGGTTGGCGTTGCTCGCATCGGATCAGGGGTTGGTGGCAGATGCGAGGACGAAGCCGTTTGTGGAAATGTACGCTGCCAATCAGACGGCATTCTTCCAAGACTTTGCACATGCGATGGAGAAGCTGAGCATCTATGGCGTAAAGATGGGGCGCAAAGGAGAGGTAAGGAGAAGGTGTGATCAGTTCAATTCTTTGACAGTATAA
- the LOC131256315 gene encoding pantothenate kinase 2-like yields the protein MHLAICILRDALYRCAVGWALFSSILIMGYMQTGPKFSPLLRILALISYSSFDELLELSQRGDNKTINMLVGDIYGGMDYSKIGLSASTIASSFGKAISENKELSDYRPEDISPSLLRMISYNIGQVSCSKMSLSSHHHNHRHHHHHHYHYHHHD from the exons ATGCATCTTGCCATTTGCATTTTGCGGGATGCACTATATAGATGTGCAGTTGGTTGGGCCTTGTTCAGTTCAATTCTCATTATGGGGTACATGCAAACAGGACCCAAATTTAGTCCCTTACTTAGAATACTTGCATTGATTTCATATTCCAGCTTTGATGAGCTGCTGGAGTTGAGTCAACGGGGAGATAATAAAACAATAAACATGCTTGTTGGAGACATCTATGGTGGTATGGACTATTCCAAG ATTGGGCTCTCAGCATCAACCATTGCTTCCAGCTTTGGAAAGGCAATTTCTGAAAATAAGGAGCTTTCAGACTACAGACCTGAAGATATTTCCCCTTCCCTCTTGCGAATGATTTCATACAACATTGGGCAGGTGAGTTGCTCAAAGATGTCCCTAAGTAGTCATCATCACAATCACCgtcaccaccatcaccatcactaCCACTACCATCACCACGATTAA